One Urocitellus parryii isolate mUroPar1 chromosome 8, mUroPar1.hap1, whole genome shotgun sequence DNA window includes the following coding sequences:
- the Wtap gene encoding pre-mRNA-splicing regulator WTAP isoform X1 — MTNEEPLPKKVRLSETDFKVMARDELILRWKQYEAYVQALEGKYTDLNSNDVTGLRESEEKLKQQQQESARRENILVMRLATKEQEMQECTTQIQYLKQVQQPSVAQLRSTMVDPAINLFFLKMKGELEQTKDKLEQAQNELSAWKFTPDSQTGKKLMAKCRMLIQENQELGRQLSQGRIAQLEAELALQKKYSEELKSSQDELNDFIIQLDEEVEGMQSTILVLQQQLKETRQQLAQYQQQQSQASAPSTSRTTSSEPVEQAEATSKDCSRLANGPSNGSSSRQRTSGSGFHREGNTTEDDFPSSPGNGNKASNSSEERTGRGGSSYVNQLSAGYESVDSPTGSENSLTHHSNDTDSSHDPQEEKAVSGKGNRTVGSRHVQNGLDSSVNVQGSVL; from the exons ATGACCAACGAAGAACCTCTTCCAAAAAAG gTTCGACTGAGTGAAACAGACTTCAAAGTTATGGCAAGAGACGAGTTAATTCTAAG ATGGAAACAATATGAAGCTTACGTTCAAGCTTTGGAGGGCAAGTACACAGATCTTAACT caAATGACGTAACTGGTTTAAGGGAGTCTGAAGAGAAACTAAAGCAACAGCAGCAGGAGTCTGCACGCAGGGAAAACATCCTTGTAATGCGACTAGCAACGAAGGAACAAGAGATGCAAGAGTGTACT ACTCAAATTCAGTACCTCAAGCAAGTCCAGCAGCCGAGTGTTGCCCAACTGAGATCAACAATGGTAGACCCAGCGATCAACttgtttttcctaaaaatgaaaggCGAACTGGAACAGACTAAAGACAAACTGGAACAAGCCCAAAATGAACTGAGTGCCTGGAAGTTTACGCCTGATAG CCAAACAGGCAAAAAGTTAATGGCGAAGTGTCGAATGCTTATCCAGGAGAACCAGGAGCTTGGAAGGCAACTGTCCCAGGGTCGTATTGCACAGCTTGAAGCAGAGTTGgctttacagaagaaatatagTGAGGAACTTAAAAGCAGTCAGGATG AACTAAATGACTTCATCATACAACTTGACGAAGAAGTAGAAGGTATGCAGAGTACCATTCTAGTTCTTCAGCAACAACTGAAGGAGACGCGCCAGCAGTTGGCTCAGTACCAACAGCAGCAGTCTCAAGCCTCAGCCCCAAGTACCAGCAGGACTACATCTTCTGAACCTGTAGAACAGGCAGAGGCCACAAGTAAAGACTGCAGTCGTCTGGCAAATGGACCAAGCAATGGCAGCTCCTCCCGTCAGAGGACGTCTGGGTCTGGATTTCACAGGGAGGGGAACACAACAGAGGATGACTTTCCTTCTTCTCCAGGGAATGGTAATAAGGCCTCCAACAGCTCAGAGGAGAGAACTGGCAGAGGAGGTAGTAGTTACGTAAACCAACTCAGTGCGGGGTATGAAAGTGTAGACTCTCCCACGGGCAGTGAAAATTCTCTTACACATCATTCAAATGACACAGACTCCAGTCATGACCCTCAAGAGGAGAAAGCAGTGAGTGGGAAAGGTAACCGAACTGTGGGCTCCCGCCACGTTCAGAATGGCTTGGACTCAAGTGTAAATGTACAGggttcagttttgtaa
- the Wtap gene encoding pre-mRNA-splicing regulator WTAP isoform X2: MRLATKEQEMQECTTQIQYLKQVQQPSVAQLRSTMVDPAINLFFLKMKGELEQTKDKLEQAQNELSAWKFTPDSQTGKKLMAKCRMLIQENQELGRQLSQGRIAQLEAELALQKKYSEELKSSQDELNDFIIQLDEEVEGMQSTILVLQQQLKETRQQLAQYQQQQSQASAPSTSRTTSSEPVEQAEATSKDCSRLANGPSNGSSSRQRTSGSGFHREGNTTEDDFPSSPGNGNKASNSSEERTGRGGSSYVNQLSAGYESVDSPTGSENSLTHHSNDTDSSHDPQEEKAVSGKGNRTVGSRHVQNGLDSSVNVQGSVL; encoded by the exons ATGCGACTAGCAACGAAGGAACAAGAGATGCAAGAGTGTACT ACTCAAATTCAGTACCTCAAGCAAGTCCAGCAGCCGAGTGTTGCCCAACTGAGATCAACAATGGTAGACCCAGCGATCAACttgtttttcctaaaaatgaaaggCGAACTGGAACAGACTAAAGACAAACTGGAACAAGCCCAAAATGAACTGAGTGCCTGGAAGTTTACGCCTGATAG CCAAACAGGCAAAAAGTTAATGGCGAAGTGTCGAATGCTTATCCAGGAGAACCAGGAGCTTGGAAGGCAACTGTCCCAGGGTCGTATTGCACAGCTTGAAGCAGAGTTGgctttacagaagaaatatagTGAGGAACTTAAAAGCAGTCAGGATG AACTAAATGACTTCATCATACAACTTGACGAAGAAGTAGAAGGTATGCAGAGTACCATTCTAGTTCTTCAGCAACAACTGAAGGAGACGCGCCAGCAGTTGGCTCAGTACCAACAGCAGCAGTCTCAAGCCTCAGCCCCAAGTACCAGCAGGACTACATCTTCTGAACCTGTAGAACAGGCAGAGGCCACAAGTAAAGACTGCAGTCGTCTGGCAAATGGACCAAGCAATGGCAGCTCCTCCCGTCAGAGGACGTCTGGGTCTGGATTTCACAGGGAGGGGAACACAACAGAGGATGACTTTCCTTCTTCTCCAGGGAATGGTAATAAGGCCTCCAACAGCTCAGAGGAGAGAACTGGCAGAGGAGGTAGTAGTTACGTAAACCAACTCAGTGCGGGGTATGAAAGTGTAGACTCTCCCACGGGCAGTGAAAATTCTCTTACACATCATTCAAATGACACAGACTCCAGTCATGACCCTCAAGAGGAGAAAGCAGTGAGTGGGAAAGGTAACCGAACTGTGGGCTCCCGCCACGTTCAGAATGGCTTGGACTCAAGTGTAAATGTACAGggttcagttttgtaa